In the genome of Bradyrhizobium ottawaense, the window CACTTCGCTTTCAGGGTCAAAGCTACCATCGGACCACCATGGCCCATCGGTCCAGTCTGACTCGGGAAGCGGACCCCCGCGCGCTGGGCTGAAGTCATGCACTGGCCACTTCCGGACGCCCGCATCGCAAAAGGAAACCCTATGCGGTCCTCAGCGGTGCGGCGAGCGCCAGCGCAGCCACGGCATCCGCTATTCCCGGCGAATCTGCATAGGTAACCATGTGACCGGCATCCTCGACCAGATGTAGCAAGGAGCGGGGCAACGCCTCGTGCAGGCGGCGCGACTGGTCGGCCTCGATGAGCCGGTCACCCTTTCCGTGCAGGATCCTAACGGGACACCGGATGCCCTGATACTGAAGCTGCAATTGCGCGGCAGCAGGAATAAGGAACGCGCTCTCCTCGGCGGCCGCCCTCAACTGCTTGGGCCGGAGAGCCAACGAGATCGGAAATTCATTCTTGAATTTCGGCGGAATGGCACGCGGCGCGAACAGCGTGCGCATCAGCTTCGGCGCAATAGCCCACGATATGATCGGCGAGATCGTGTAGCGCATCAGATCCCCGAGCAGCGGCAGTGCCGGACCTGACATGAGCCAAAAGTCCATCCGTGAGGTTGGAAAATAGTAGCCGGACACAAGCACGAGCCCACTCACGGCATAACCGCTTCGCAGCGCCAGCGCGATTGCCACCAGCGTTCCCCAGGAGTGGCCGAGCACCACGGGATTGCGCACTCCAAGCTGATCAAGAGCCTTCGCGAACAAGGAAGCTTGCGTCGTAGGCGTCCAGATGCGCGTGC includes:
- a CDS encoding alpha/beta fold hydrolase, which translates into the protein MSTTEAVLLIVLAGLVVLILGNIAFQVTAERKNPPIGVFTDCDGVRLHYIERGDAAAPCVVLFHGNGTMIQDLVLSGLVDRLAHDHRVVCFDRPGFGYSDRPRTRIWTPTTQASLFAKALDQLGVRNPVVLGHSWGTLVAIALALRSGYAVSGLVLVSGYYFPTSRMDFWLMSGPALPLLGDLMRYTISPIISWAIAPKLMRTLFAPRAIPPKFKNEFPISLALRPKQLRAAAEESAFLIPAAAQLQLQYQGIRCPVRILHGKGDRLIEADQSRRLHEALPRSLLHLVEDAGHMVTYADSPGIADAVAALALAAPLRTA